The Juglans microcarpa x Juglans regia isolate MS1-56 chromosome 2D, Jm3101_v1.0, whole genome shotgun sequence DNA window TGAGAATTCAGAGTCTCTTTGTCGATATCTTCTGGACAAGGGTCAGGTATGTTCATGAACTTCTGTTTCAggtttctattttctcaatattcttttctattttagcGGTCCTCATAGAAGTAAATGGGAAGTTACGGGTATGTTCTGTCATGACATTGAATTGAAAAGGTCTGGGTGATTTCTTAGTTTGAGGGAGTGAAAAGCATGTGGAGCAGTTTGTTCTTCTTAATTGGGTATTGGCTGTCTGCTTACAGGTTGCGCTAGTCCCCGGGAGTGCATTTGGGGATGACAGCTGTGTCCGCATCTCTTATGCAGCGTCTCTCACAACCCTTCAGGCAGCTGTGGAGAGAATTAAGAAAGCTCTTGTCTCACTCAGGCCTGCTGTCCCTGTTTGATGTGGATAATATATCTGCAATAGTAAGGCAACCTTTGTGTGATTTTTTGTTCCTTTATTAGCTtccaaaatatttatgtaataattattttggaatagaaagaataaaatgatcTTGGTTTGTTTGGCTGTTTCTCGCCAGCATTGGCCTTATAATTTGTGCAGACTCGGATTAACTTCGACATTGTCTTTGTACAAGGTTCTCTGTGATGTATCAAATGATTACAAGACACTTGAATTTAGATTGTGTTTGGAAAAGCCATTAATTGTTGGCATTTCTTTCGTTTCTTTCACAATTTCTTAACAGCAACGAACAAGTTAAAGCGAACAAATTCAATTGTAATGTTGGGTTTGACTTTTGAACATAAAGTCCCAACATTTGTgctgttaaaagttaaaaccaacATACCAACCTTGTAGATAGCGAAAGCAGGAAACGTCTTTATAAGAGTAATTATATGGTCTCTTTGATCCATAAGAGATCATTGGATTAACGGCTGCATGTCtctaaattgaaaaagttgCGTTTATGATTCACAATgataataatttcttatttttggcGATTATTGACAAAGTCTGTCTTTTTCCGTCTATCGGTTTGATTGACCAATATGCTTTTTTTTACTCGCAATATTCCATTTTATTGCGTGCGTTGGTTTGTTTctgtataaaatttttattacttgGTGCTGAAATTGATCCCATGATGTATATATGTTCAACAGTTCCGTGGTAGTAATCCCAAATATTTCCGTGCCTGTGCCTTGTTTTGATGGTAAACAAATTCAGGTCACGTAAGCTGGTGGGGAATATTCTTTCCAAGGAGACTTTGCTTCAAATGTTTTAACATCTTCATTAATAACCtaatagatgaagaaaaatttGTACGAACTTTCCCTAGAGGTTTTGTGCGAAAGTTTCTCCATCAAACGCAAAAAACATTACAAGAGAGACAGATAGAGAGGCAAGGTCGTACGCCATCCCTCGATCTTCGTGATAATATTCCTCTCTACCTGGAATTGCTTTGCATAGAACATCATCAAGAAGCCAAGGACCCCTTCATCCAAAAGCCTAAACTTATAATAACTTGAACTACAAGGAAATCAATCTCAACAAGaattctcttcttcctctagTACCTATTTAAAACATGATGGAGATGATGTTGTACAACAACAAAAACCTCGAACGTATAGAAAAACAGATATATAGCagcattcaaaagaaaactgaaattAATGGAGGCCTCTACGTCAGGAAAAGAAGGGACAGCAGAGATTGTGTTCTTCGACTTGGAAACAACCGTACCCAATAGAGCTGGAAAACGGTTCTGGGTGTTGGAGTTTGGTGCAATTGTGGTTTGCCCGAAGAAACTCGTTGAACGAGAGAGCTACAGCACGCTCGTAAGACCCAAGGATTTGTCTGTGGTGTCGTTGAGATCCGGACGATGTGATGGGATAACTAGGGAAGTTGTTGCAAATGCGCCGGTTTTTGAAGATGTTGCTGACAAAATATTCAGTATTCTGAATGGTAGGGTGTGGGCAGGCCACAACATCCAAAGATTCGACTGTATTCGCATTAAGGAAGCCTTTTCTGACATTGGTAGGCCTGCTCCAGAACCGGTTGGGATGATTGATTCTTTAGGGGTCTTGACGGAGAAGTTCGGCAGAAGAGCTGGAAATATGAAggtatatatttgttatatatttgtTTCAAACATGACGTTTTGCAACAAATCTCTGTCAATCTTACAATTAATCCATGAGGAACGATTTCTCCATTTTAGTAGTTTGTTCATATTATTCCGTATTCTCATACCATCAGGCATCAGAATAATCTTGACTTCACCTATTTTTGTTAGATGGCAACATTGGCTTCTTACTTTGGGCTCGGGCAGCAAAAGCACAGGTATGAATCTAGTTCTTCATGCTGTTGGATATATAGGTATAATAACAACTCACAAAATCCTAATCATGGTCTATGCAACGCTGTTAATTAACAGGAGCCTCGACGATGTTCGCATGAACTTGGAGGTCCTCAAGCATTGTGCAACGGTGCTATTCTTGGTATGCATGCACTAAATTTCCTAACCATGCATGTCTTGATCTCTCAGAGTTTTTTAATTCATACAACAATGTGTGTATGTTTAAGCATAAATTTTAAGATCAGTTATATATGAgttatgcatgcatggcattAGGAATCAAGTCTCCCAAGCGTATTGCTTGGCAAGTGGCAGGGCTCTCCCACGGTTATAACGAGAAGTAGAGCAAATGGAAAATTGC harbors:
- the LOC121248700 gene encoding protein NEN4, yielding MEASTSGKEGTAEIVFFDLETTVPNRAGKRFWVLEFGAIVVCPKKLVERESYSTLVRPKDLSVVSLRSGRCDGITREVVANAPVFEDVADKIFSILNGRVWAGHNIQRFDCIRIKEAFSDIGRPAPEPVGMIDSLGVLTEKFGRRAGNMKMATLASYFGLGQQKHRSLDDVRMNLEVLKHCATVLFLESSLPSVLLGKWQGSPTVITRSRANGKLPCREETSRKSPPTSAGYQRAVPYTRGSLGKMTEGVKNLLCKAQGKQLPRNSLVLKHSHMLRLR